The genomic window TTGCTATAGCTAACTGATAACACATTGTCCTGAGGGCCtatttggattggcttatttgaacTAATCTACTaccataagttttgtgagacagTTTGGAAGAACTtacgaaaacaacttatggaaattttcataaactttgtTCAACTTATATACATAAGTTCTCTAATATaacatatacaaaaaaaataattgaacttCATTTTACCTTgtgctataaaaatagcttatatgaGCTTATACATGCTTATCATAACAAGTGtttgtgctataagctgcaaataagctctttatccaaacagggcctaTATTGCCTATCACAGAATAATAGCAGTTTGCTAAAACTTCATTAGACTATGGCCCTATTGCGCAACTGCAGCCGCTATTTGACACAAACACATTGATCAcaaattttcaacaattttcCATAAAACCAAACGTTACTAGCAAATTCCGCAACCCTAATTTAAAACCATAATAAAAACTAACACAAAATAATCACAAGTTAATTAATAATCAATCAACTAACCTTAAAGCAACCACTTGTTTTAGAATTCCTCAACCACTCAAACCCTAACAAATTACTTGAACTCTGATACGTAGCTTTCAACGAATTATCATCATTAACTCTTCTAGAAACAGCAAAATCCCAAGAATTCTTAGCAACATCATAACTAGGTTCAATTGTAGTCAAACCCTTATGAACATAGCTATACTTCAATTTACAGTTCCTAGAACCAACAACATGATTCGCTGAAACCTTGTTTGATGGGTCCCACACAAACGTTCCGTCCAAAATTGTTCTGTTATCTCCTCTGCTATGTATGTATGTCAAATTTAACGGTTTCTCTGCAAATCTAACGGTGTTCATAAACATAAACCGAAAATCCTGCACAAAAAAGAAACGAACCGGTTTGATTTAGGCCccgtttgttacagatttttttttcaaaaaaaaatcactttttattgTAAacgtgtttgtttcagattttttcaaaaatcattttagtaaaaaaatcattttttctccaaaatgaaaagctattttCAATAGGtttcttcaaaatctatttttttgaaaaccattttctaaaaaatagatttttgtgATTGTAGACAAACGGAAAATAACTTTAGAACCtgtttatattgcataagctcaaaaataagcaaATCCAAACGggtttcttcaaaatctctacaaaaaaatctctaattttttttcaaaaaaaatcatttttttaaagcttaaacaAACATGCCCTTAGTTTGGTTTAGAAATGGAGTGATACTGAAGCGTTGTTTTGATGGTTTATTATATTACCTTTTTGCCAACGTCGTAGTCGATACTGAAGGAACCGGGTTTCTCTACGGCGAGGGATAACCCGGTTAATTTAACGCCATTTGTGAAATTGAAGTCAGCTGCGGAAGCTCGGAGTTTGACGTCGCCGGCGTTGAAGGCGACGGAAGCCGGGAAAATGGCGGTGTTTTTGTCGACGTCGTATTTGCTCTTCAAAGCTCCCTTCATATTCATAGTTATTAACGGAGTGGAgagagtgatttttttttgttttttgtgaaaTGAAAATGGAAGAGATATATATAGTGGCAGTGATAAGCAGCCACCGCAATTTATTTGTTTATCTGTTGAGTCTGCCGGCTAGTGCTGAAATGAAAAATTTGGGTTTTGGGCTTGAGAGTAGGGTTTGGTGGTTTTAGTAATTGGCCCATTGAAATGGTCATAGTACAATCAATAAGAAAAGATAAATTCTCTTCCGACCCGTGATTCTTTTCTACCtctgaaatttcaattttgcctTTGTAGAAAAATTCAGTtcacagaaaccgaatttttttagtacaaattcaggaaaaattcggttaatagaaaccgattttttttttcaaggcaaaaaaaatccGGTTAATGGAAACCGAATTTTTTACActagggcaaaaatggaaatccaagaggtataaaagaatcacgagGGATCGGATGAGAAATTATCATAAGAAAATGTTAGACGATTGCTGAGGACCCTCTCAAATTTTCTAAAATCACCCCTAAAAGTATTTATGGGGAGATAGAACCTGGTGGCCCTTTATTAGGAGATTTGATCTGGTAGGCTGAAATGAACCCCCTCTAATGTCTTATTATTTTTACACCTATCGGTATTTAGAAATTGTTCGCTATGGTGACATGATAAAATATGGTAGGTATGTATGCATAAAATAAACCTAGCTTGTTCTAAACACATATTCTTCAACAACCAACCTTTGTAACCCCTTCCAAAGCAACACTTTTTACAAGAATTTTGTGTTTCATTGGATAATCCTTTCATCAATCTGCTCttcaattgttatttttgtgtttttgcaTTTTGAAAACTGCATTGCATCGTACCAGGTTCTATCTTCCGGTAGGTGTGAATTTTAACACCTATCGAAAAagttattaatataaaatattccaatcCCAGGCCAACCAGGAGTTATCTCCCGGTAAAGTGACACCGGGTTTTATCTGCTAGTAAATACTTGTAGAggtaattttgaaaatttggagCACAAAGAGCAATCGTCAAAATGTTATGTTACTTACTACACTAAAAAAAAGAGTGGATAGATAAATTTTTGGCAAGCTCCAATTCAATTCGACACTCCAGAGCTCGACATAGATGATAATAAAGTTTCATAGATTGTAATGTAATCCATTAATTAATCCACCACAAGTTGATCTATCAATGGTTAACCGTCAATATTAAACTTCATAAAATTATCACGGGAAGGTTTTCAAACAATGTGTAATTCTTCTATGGGTTTCTAAAGTAATAATTGGAGCTAATTGTACATGTTGTATTAATGACAtgaaaaatcacttttttttagtgccaattaattttcagttttggtTTTTAGTCCCCATCACTTTAAAATTGGTTTATTAGTGATTCCATTCATTGAGGTGGGATGAGTACATTTGAACTAAGAGTTAAAGAGTTGAAGGTCTAAGATTCAAGTCTTGGcaagaaaaaactaacataacattataatatactaacaaacaatttgccattcaaaaaaatttattccatTCATTAAACTCCAATCGAACTGGTAAGACTTAAACTCTTTTTTgcagtaaaaattaaaatgttatatatatttttggtctctataaatatctaaaattttgtatttagtctataaaaaatttcagcaacTTCTGATCCCTCAAATATTTCCTGTCACTATTTTTGGTCTCTGTTTTTAGTAGAATTATTtatatcattcaaaattttaagtttttttttcgcACTCATGACTAgtacattataaaaatatttcttacaaaagtttaaatttttttaagtgatgaattaaatatgaatgtTTAAGTTTTTTGCACTTAAAagttcataaataattcatcttatattaaaaaattctaaaattttgagGGACAGAGCTAGTCACTGAATTATCTGTATCGACCGTCACCCAAAAAATTTGCGTTGTCTTCCAAATAACAGTAATGATTTTAGGAGCATTGCACAAATGAGGGCTGATTCGAAACTGCTGTAAAATACATTGCTCATTTAAAGTGTGAGAGATAAGTTGCATGAGaagatataaaaacaattttacatGTTATTGGTTATGAAAAAAGAGACCTGATATCTAAAAACATCCCACCCAACAAAAATATGACACCCTAtcagaatagaaaacaaaaagGCTATGCATGAAAATCGATAAGCAtaatatattgttaaaaaatataaatagtagaTGGTCACTATATTAGTCCGACTTGTGTTCAAAAAGTGTGTTTAGTATAAATGCAATACATTTTTTCTGATAAAACAAATAAGAGAG from Trifolium pratense cultivar HEN17-A07 linkage group LG1, ARS_RC_1.1, whole genome shotgun sequence includes these protein-coding regions:
- the LOC123886287 gene encoding outer envelope pore protein 24, chloroplastic-like, whose translation is MNMKGALKSKYDVDKNTAIFPASVAFNAGDVKLRASAADFNFTNGVKLTGLSLAVEKPGSFSIDYDVGKKDFRFMFMNTVRFAEKPLNLTYIHSRGDNRTILDGTFVWDPSNKVSANHVVGSRNCKLKYSYVHKGLTTIEPSYDVAKNSWDFAVSRRVNDDNSLKATYQSSSNLLGFEWLRNSKTSGCFKVTTSVNLAEERKIPKIHAETTLNFEF